The following are from one region of the Hymenobacter sp. YIM 151858-1 genome:
- the plsY gene encoding glycerol-3-phosphate 1-O-acyltransferase PlsY — MNLAVVLPLLVLAYLLGSIPTALWVGRRFYGIDVREHGSGNAGATNTFRVLGKKPGSFVLFVDALKGFVAAYFLPMLMVDLGAIAPEHEVYYRLGCGVLAIVGHIYPVFAQFRGGKGVATVLGMMLGVAPVTVSVCILIFITMLLLTRYVSLSSMTAGVAFALLQLLPAFRPPQPFLVYVGFVLAALLVYTHRANIGRLRAGTESRVPLFGRK; from the coding sequence ATGAATTTGGCTGTAGTGCTACCCTTGCTTGTGCTGGCTTACCTGCTCGGCTCCATCCCAACGGCCCTGTGGGTCGGCCGCCGCTTCTACGGCATCGATGTGCGGGAACACGGCTCGGGCAACGCCGGCGCTACCAACACCTTCCGGGTGCTGGGCAAAAAGCCGGGTTCGTTTGTGCTGTTTGTTGATGCCCTGAAAGGCTTTGTAGCGGCCTACTTCCTGCCCATGCTCATGGTAGACCTAGGGGCCATTGCGCCCGAGCACGAGGTGTACTACCGCCTGGGTTGCGGCGTGCTGGCTATTGTAGGGCACATCTATCCGGTGTTTGCGCAGTTTCGGGGCGGCAAGGGCGTGGCCACGGTGCTGGGCATGATGCTGGGCGTGGCGCCCGTTACCGTAAGCGTGTGCATCCTCATTTTTATTACCATGCTGCTGCTTACGCGCTATGTGTCGCTCAGCAGCATGACGGCCGGCGTGGCTTTCGCGCTGCTGCAGCTGCTGCCCGCGTTTCGGCCGCCGCAGCCGTTCTTGGTGTACGTTGGGTTTGTGCTGGCCGCGCTGCTGGTGTACACGCACCGCGCCAACATCGGCCGCCTGCGGGCCGGTACCGAGAGCCGCGTACCGCTGTTTGGGCGCAAATAA
- a CDS encoding carbonic anhydrase — translation MTVLKSFLLVLGLGLLAETTEAQTKRRTAVAEKQNPAAENSPQWLKEHYVVDRDSAYANPYVALRKLMGGNRRFVEHKSIKPRQDQAALTNTEKGQKPFATIVGCSDSRVPNEIIFDQGVGDLFIIRTAGQVMAEASYGSIEFASVALGSKLIVVLGHQSCGAVDAAVRRPDVPGHIITLVNGIKPAAEKTKNMAGDRLDNTIRQNVLDQVQELRDLEPVLAKKYRNGEILIVGAVYNLHTGKVEFLPETLQNLPAFRPATAAAK, via the coding sequence ATGACTGTACTGAAGTCTTTTTTGCTGGTGTTGGGCCTGGGCCTGCTTGCCGAAACCACCGAAGCGCAAACCAAGCGCCGCACAGCAGTTGCCGAAAAACAAAACCCGGCCGCCGAAAACTCGCCGCAATGGCTTAAAGAGCATTACGTCGTCGACCGCGACTCGGCCTACGCCAACCCCTACGTAGCCCTGCGCAAGCTGATGGGCGGCAACCGCCGCTTCGTGGAGCACAAAAGCATTAAGCCCCGCCAAGACCAGGCCGCCCTCACCAACACCGAAAAAGGCCAGAAGCCCTTTGCCACCATCGTGGGCTGCTCCGATAGCCGCGTGCCCAACGAAATCATCTTCGACCAGGGCGTGGGCGACTTGTTTATCATTCGCACGGCCGGGCAGGTAATGGCCGAGGCCTCGTACGGCAGCATCGAGTTTGCATCGGTAGCGCTGGGCTCTAAACTCATCGTGGTGCTCGGCCACCAAAGTTGTGGCGCCGTGGATGCCGCCGTTCGGCGCCCCGACGTGCCCGGCCACATTATTACGCTGGTGAACGGCATCAAGCCCGCCGCTGAGAAAACCAAAAACATGGCCGGCGACCGGCTCGACAACACCATCCGCCAGAATGTGCTCGATCAGGTGCAAGAGCTGCGCGACCTGGAGCCGGTACTGGCCAAAAAGTACCGCAACGGCGAAATCCTGATCGTGGGCGCCGTGTACAATTTGCACACGGGTAAGGTGGAGTTTTTGCCCGAAACGCTGCAAAACCTGCCCGCTTTCCGCCCGGCAACTGCCGCCGCCAAGTAA
- a CDS encoding dipeptidase: MTSTYLTENQDRFLSELLDWLRIPSVSADPKFSGDVLRAAEYLKTRLEEVGLDNVELCPTAGYPIVYGEKLIDPALPTVLVYGHYDVQPADPYELWTSGPFDPVIKDGNIYARGACDDKGQVYMHVKAFEVLNQNGGVPCNVKVMIEGEEEVGSENLGIFVRSNKEKLRADVVLLSDTGIINNETPSIEVGLRGLSYHEVEVTGPNRDLHSGLYGGAVHNPINALCKMIASLHDENGHITIPGFYDNVQVLTEEERAELNKAPYDEQEYKESIGLPATYGEKGYTTLERTSIRPTLDVNGIWGGYTGEGAKTVIASKAYAKISMRLVPNQTSEEISQKFQQHFQSIAPEGVTVVVKPHHGGEPVVTPTDSVAYRAASAAMEDTFGKKPIPTRGGGSIPIVAMFKGELGVDSVLLGFGLDSDAIHSPNEKYGVFNFMKGIETIPLFYQHYARLMKEQQA, translated from the coding sequence ATGACCTCGACCTACCTCACCGAAAACCAAGATCGTTTCCTGAGCGAGCTGCTCGATTGGCTTCGCATTCCGTCGGTTTCGGCCGATCCTAAGTTTAGCGGCGACGTGCTGCGTGCCGCCGAGTACCTTAAGACGCGCCTCGAAGAAGTGGGCCTCGACAACGTGGAGCTGTGCCCCACGGCTGGCTACCCCATCGTATACGGCGAAAAGCTGATCGACCCCGCCCTGCCCACCGTGCTGGTGTACGGCCACTACGACGTGCAGCCCGCCGATCCGTACGAGCTCTGGACCTCGGGTCCGTTCGATCCGGTTATAAAAGACGGCAACATCTACGCCCGCGGCGCCTGCGACGACAAAGGCCAGGTGTACATGCACGTAAAAGCCTTTGAGGTGCTGAACCAGAATGGCGGCGTGCCCTGCAACGTGAAGGTGATGATTGAGGGCGAGGAGGAAGTAGGCTCGGAGAACCTGGGCATCTTCGTGCGCTCGAACAAAGAGAAGCTGCGCGCCGACGTGGTGCTGCTCTCCGATACGGGCATCATCAACAACGAAACCCCCAGCATTGAGGTGGGCCTGCGCGGCCTGAGCTACCACGAGGTAGAGGTAACCGGCCCCAACCGCGACCTGCACTCGGGCCTGTACGGCGGCGCCGTACACAACCCCATCAACGCCTTGTGCAAGATGATTGCCTCGTTGCACGACGAGAACGGCCACATCACCATTCCCGGCTTCTACGACAACGTGCAGGTGCTGACGGAGGAAGAGCGCGCCGAGCTGAACAAGGCTCCGTACGACGAGCAGGAGTACAAAGAGAGCATCGGCCTGCCTGCCACCTATGGCGAGAAAGGCTACACCACCCTGGAGCGCACCAGCATCCGGCCCACGCTCGACGTGAACGGCATTTGGGGCGGCTACACCGGCGAGGGCGCCAAAACGGTTATTGCCTCCAAGGCCTACGCCAAAATCTCGATGCGCCTGGTGCCCAACCAAACCTCCGAGGAAATCAGCCAGAAGTTTCAGCAGCACTTCCAGAGCATTGCGCCCGAGGGCGTGACGGTGGTAGTGAAGCCCCACCACGGCGGCGAGCCGGTAGTTACGCCTACCGACTCGGTGGCCTACCGCGCGGCCTCGGCGGCCATGGAAGACACCTTCGGCAAAAAGCCTATCCCTACGCGCGGCGGCGGCTCCATCCCGATTGTGGCTATGTTCAAGGGCGAGTTGGGCGTTGATTCGGTACTGCTTGGTTTCGGCCTCGATAGCGACGCCATTCACTCGCCCAACGAGAAGTACGGCGTGTTCAACTTCATGAAAGGCATTGAGACGATTCCGCTGTTTTACCAGCACTACGCGCGCCTGATGAAAGAGCAGCAAGCCTAG
- a CDS encoding porin family protein, whose translation MRCLSVFGSCPAAIRSGLLSFRTSVAALLLILAIEPGTGWAQVSFKAGLRGGANFANAAGPDAARRKVCLAYHGGLVTQLQLGRYWSVGPEVLYSAKGDNTLQYGPSIGAKLDYLEVPLLARYTRDDAFVELGPYAARLLRTRYHDAALRPFALDTYRPLDYGLAVGLGYQDPNGLSLSWRYSAGLPNVYRPVRYDAATTTQVRLRHSVVQFSLGYRFNSFAGLKKIRLNPFRRKAGSAPAKGA comes from the coding sequence TTGCGTTGCTTATCCGTTTTCGGCTCCTGCCCGGCCGCCATCCGTTCGGGCTTACTATCTTTTCGGACTTCCGTAGCGGCCCTGCTGCTGATCCTGGCCATAGAGCCCGGTACCGGCTGGGCGCAGGTATCGTTTAAAGCGGGCCTGCGCGGGGGCGCCAACTTCGCCAACGCCGCCGGCCCCGATGCTGCCCGGCGCAAGGTGTGCTTGGCGTACCACGGCGGCCTCGTTACGCAGCTTCAGCTGGGCAGGTACTGGTCGGTGGGGCCCGAGGTGCTATACTCAGCCAAAGGCGACAATACCCTGCAGTACGGCCCCAGTATCGGGGCCAAGCTGGATTACCTGGAGGTGCCGCTACTGGCCCGATACACCCGCGACGACGCCTTTGTAGAATTGGGCCCCTACGCCGCCCGCCTGCTGCGCACCCGCTACCACGATGCCGCCCTGCGCCCCTTCGCCCTCGATACCTACCGCCCGCTCGATTACGGCCTCGCGGTAGGCTTGGGCTACCAGGACCCCAACGGGCTGAGCCTAAGCTGGCGCTACTCCGCTGGCCTGCCCAACGTGTACCGCCCCGTGCGCTACGATGCCGCCACCACCACGCAAGTGCGCCTGCGCCACAGCGTGGTGCAGTTTTCGCTGGGCTACCGCTTCAATAGTTTTGCGGGGCTGAAGAAAATCCGGCTAAACCCATTTCGGCGCAAAGCCGGCTCCGCCCCCGCCAAAGGCGCCTGA
- a CDS encoding porin family protein codes for MKKLLLLTLLGLGAASAAQAQDIRLGLKAGANYSNLAGDLTDENRYDSKVGPHAGLMVNIGLTDDNFLSVQPELLFSQKGFKYADNSYTDVFGNRIKETGKVNYNYLDVPILLKINADGIFFEAGPQVGYLLSVSNNVRREVNGNVTNNSSNYDNLDNVQRTELGYAAGVGYESDMGLLIGLRYNGGLSKYGKKDAAQNEFSNARNSTFMLSLGYFFGK; via the coding sequence ATGAAAAAACTACTTCTGCTGACGCTGTTGGGCCTAGGTGCTGCCTCCGCTGCCCAGGCGCAGGACATCCGCCTCGGCCTGAAGGCCGGCGCCAACTACTCCAACCTGGCCGGCGACCTTACCGACGAAAACCGCTACGACAGCAAGGTTGGCCCGCACGCCGGCCTGATGGTGAACATCGGCCTCACCGACGACAACTTTCTGTCGGTACAGCCCGAGCTGCTGTTCTCGCAAAAAGGCTTTAAGTACGCCGACAACTCGTACACCGACGTGTTCGGCAACCGCATCAAAGAAACGGGCAAGGTAAACTACAACTACCTCGATGTGCCGATTCTGCTCAAGATCAACGCCGATGGCATCTTCTTCGAGGCCGGCCCGCAGGTAGGTTACCTGCTGAGCGTGAGCAACAACGTGCGGCGCGAGGTAAACGGCAACGTTACCAACAACTCGAGCAACTACGACAACCTCGACAACGTGCAGCGCACCGAGCTCGGCTACGCCGCCGGCGTGGGCTACGAGTCGGATATGGGCCTGCTGATTGGGCTGCGCTACAACGGCGGCCTCAGCAAATACGGCAAGAAAGACGCCGCCCAAAACGAGTTCAGCAACGCCCGCAACTCCACGTTTATGCTGTCGTTGGGGTACTTCTTCGGCAAGTAA
- a CDS encoding porin family protein codes for MKHFVFILTFCTLAALSAQAQGIRFGVKAGANYSNLAGDVVDEDRYESKFGVHGGLMLNVGLIDDGFLSLQPELLFSQKGFKYADRDVTIGNDRFRFTGKLTYNYLDVPVLLKINAGGLFFEAGPQFGYLLSASDDIEITRNGQTQTSSQNYSNLDDVKRTEVGYAAGLGYQAKSGPMIGLRYNGSLTDFADDGYQGDEFRNARNSVFLLSVGFMFGGE; via the coding sequence ATGAAACACTTCGTCTTTATTCTGACATTCTGCACCCTGGCTGCGCTAAGCGCTCAGGCGCAAGGCATCCGCTTTGGGGTGAAAGCCGGCGCCAACTACTCCAACCTGGCCGGCGACGTGGTAGACGAGGACCGCTACGAAAGCAAGTTTGGCGTGCACGGCGGCTTGATGCTGAACGTGGGGCTGATCGACGACGGCTTTTTGTCGCTGCAGCCCGAGCTACTCTTCTCGCAAAAGGGCTTTAAGTACGCCGACCGCGACGTAACCATCGGCAACGACCGGTTCCGCTTCACCGGCAAGCTCACCTACAACTACCTCGATGTGCCGGTGCTGCTGAAAATCAACGCCGGCGGCTTGTTCTTCGAGGCCGGGCCGCAGTTTGGCTACCTGCTCAGCGCCAGCGACGACATTGAGATAACCCGCAACGGCCAGACGCAAACGTCGTCGCAGAACTACTCCAACCTCGACGACGTGAAGCGCACCGAGGTGGGCTACGCCGCCGGGCTGGGCTACCAAGCCAAAAGCGGCCCCATGATCGGGCTGCGCTACAACGGCTCCCTCACCGATTTTGCCGACGACGGCTACCAGGGCGACGAGTTCCGGAACGCCCGCAACTCGGTGTTTCTCTTATCGGTAGGCTTTATGTTTGGCGGCGAGTAA
- a CDS encoding porin family protein, translating to MKKAVFAFSALAIAALAAPAAHAQGVRLGFRAGANYSNLAGEVQNESIYNNKIGFMGGVILNADLTGDGFFSVQPEILYSQKGFENKPTTYTSTLFGAGYEVKREGKVNYNYLDVPVLAKFNADGFVFEAGPQYSYLLSSSNESKLSRRTLPNGTFQEVRETEDQNDVSGLKRSELGYVAGVGYQTESGLGFGLRYTGAFSDFVKPENGTYFQGDLKNARHSAFQLSVNYLFAGK from the coding sequence ATGAAAAAAGCTGTTTTTGCTTTCTCCGCTCTCGCTATTGCTGCCCTGGCTGCTCCGGCCGCTCACGCCCAAGGCGTACGCCTGGGTTTCCGGGCCGGGGCCAACTACTCCAACCTCGCGGGCGAGGTGCAGAACGAGAGCATCTACAATAACAAAATCGGGTTCATGGGCGGCGTAATCCTGAACGCCGACCTCACCGGCGACGGATTCTTCTCGGTGCAGCCCGAAATCCTGTACTCGCAAAAAGGCTTCGAAAACAAGCCCACCACCTACACCAGCACGCTCTTTGGCGCGGGCTACGAGGTAAAGCGCGAAGGCAAGGTAAACTACAATTACCTCGACGTGCCGGTACTGGCTAAGTTCAACGCCGATGGCTTCGTGTTTGAGGCCGGCCCGCAGTATTCGTACCTGCTCAGCTCGAGCAACGAAAGCAAACTTTCGCGCCGCACGCTGCCCAACGGCACCTTCCAGGAAGTGCGCGAGACGGAAGACCAGAACGATGTAAGCGGCCTGAAGCGCAGCGAGCTGGGCTACGTGGCCGGCGTGGGCTACCAAACCGAAAGCGGCCTGGGCTTTGGCCTGCGCTACACGGGCGCCTTCAGCGACTTCGTGAAGCCGGAGAACGGCACCTACTTCCAGGGCGACCTGAAGAACGCCCGCCACTCGGCCTTCCAGCTTTCGGTAAACTACCTCTTCGCGGGTAAGTAA
- a CDS encoding porin family protein, with product MKKFFALALALAGTTAAFAQGQTSLGIGVKVGATYSNVSGDNVQQLTGPGYSSDLGDSKLGYNAGLSFNLPVSSDGFFSIAPEILYNRKGYEIQSEQTTGLPSGVSKMEMEQQRVLHYIDVPVLARINAGGLFFEVGPQVSYLFGSKAKTQTTTKYSNGTKDKVEDNSGFRDYTGISRDEAYKSDLAQFDISGVAGVGYMIPDAGISLNLRYARGFNSLIDSKDADNEPKAFNNAFTLQLGYLLPTGGR from the coding sequence ATGAAAAAGTTTTTTGCTCTCGCACTCGCCCTGGCTGGTACCACCGCCGCTTTTGCGCAAGGCCAAACCAGCCTTGGCATCGGGGTTAAAGTAGGTGCCACCTACTCCAACGTATCGGGCGACAACGTACAGCAGCTGACCGGCCCCGGCTACAGCTCCGACCTAGGCGACTCCAAACTGGGCTACAACGCGGGCTTGTCGTTTAACCTGCCCGTGAGCAGCGACGGGTTCTTCTCCATCGCCCCGGAAATTTTGTACAACCGCAAGGGCTACGAAATCCAATCGGAGCAGACCACGGGCCTGCCCAGCGGCGTTTCGAAAATGGAAATGGAGCAGCAGCGCGTGCTGCACTACATCGATGTGCCGGTGCTGGCGCGCATCAACGCCGGCGGCCTGTTCTTCGAAGTAGGCCCGCAGGTAAGCTACCTGTTCGGCTCGAAAGCCAAGACGCAAACCACCACCAAGTACAGCAACGGCACCAAGGATAAGGTGGAGGACAACAGCGGTTTCCGCGACTACACCGGCATTTCGCGCGACGAGGCGTACAAGTCTGACCTGGCCCAGTTCGACATCAGCGGTGTGGCCGGCGTAGGCTACATGATTCCGGATGCCGGCATTAGCCTGAACCTGCGCTACGCCCGCGGCTTCAACTCGCTCATCGACTCCAAAGACGCAGACAACGAGCCCAAAGCCTTCAACAACGCCTTTACCCTGCAGCTGGGCTACCTGCTGCCCACGGGCGGCCGCTAA
- a CDS encoding acyloxyacyl hydrolase, whose translation MPAAVRRLVVLLLLWPGGAPLWAQAPRATQPVVVGLYAQGGFIIAHSPRVKHLVTAHPTGLELNLQRQLTGTQPWHAWYRYPKVGVALVYYDYHNPAMGKSYAGSVYLSKTAWRTPRQELSFRLGTGIGYFPKAFDRETNHKNLFVSSRLNATLQARAEYDVALTPKLGLLVGLALNHYSNGATAKPNLGVNIPTVVLGLNYHRQRQFVPLPATPANEPTDLGRNFFNVSTSVGFKQRNESDRQRYWVNSVTVAGGRRINRKSNLLVGLEGFYDRSLLAEQRDTARNADKLQDVKKAGVLLGHELLLGRLAFGTHLGFYFYNPYKSNNFYYERLSLKYHLTQHLFGALDLKVHRGAADVIECRVGVRL comes from the coding sequence ATGCCCGCTGCTGTTCGGCGCCTTGTTGTATTGTTGTTGCTGTGGCCGGGGGGGGCGCCGCTGTGGGCGCAGGCACCTAGGGCAACCCAACCGGTGGTGGTAGGGCTGTACGCGCAAGGCGGTTTTATCATTGCCCACTCGCCCCGCGTTAAGCACCTCGTAACGGCCCACCCCACGGGGCTGGAGCTGAATTTGCAACGCCAGCTAACCGGCACCCAGCCCTGGCACGCGTGGTACCGCTACCCCAAAGTGGGCGTGGCCCTGGTGTACTACGATTACCACAACCCGGCCATGGGCAAGTCGTACGCCGGCTCGGTGTACCTCAGCAAAACGGCGTGGCGTACCCCGCGGCAGGAGCTGAGCTTCCGGCTGGGTACGGGCATCGGGTATTTTCCGAAGGCCTTCGACCGCGAAACCAACCACAAAAACCTGTTCGTCAGCTCGCGGCTGAATGCCACTTTGCAAGCCCGCGCCGAGTACGACGTAGCCCTTACGCCCAAGCTGGGTTTGCTGGTGGGCCTGGCGCTGAACCACTACTCCAACGGCGCCACCGCCAAGCCCAACCTAGGCGTGAATATTCCGACGGTGGTGCTGGGCCTCAACTACCACCGGCAGCGCCAGTTTGTGCCCCTGCCTGCCACGCCCGCCAACGAGCCCACCGACCTAGGGCGCAACTTTTTCAACGTGAGCACCAGCGTGGGTTTCAAGCAGCGCAACGAATCGGACCGGCAGCGCTACTGGGTAAACTCCGTAACGGTAGCCGGCGGCCGGCGCATCAACCGCAAAAGCAACCTGCTGGTGGGGCTCGAGGGCTTTTACGACCGCTCCCTGCTGGCCGAGCAGCGCGATACCGCCCGCAACGCCGATAAGCTGCAGGATGTAAAAAAAGCCGGCGTGCTGCTGGGCCACGAGCTGCTGCTGGGCCGGCTGGCCTTTGGTACCCACCTGGGGTTTTATTTCTACAACCCCTACAAATCCAACAACTTCTACTACGAGCGGCTCAGCCTGAAATACCACCTCACCCAGCACCTTTTCGGGGCCCTCGATCTGAAAGTACACCGCGGCGCCGCCGACGTAATTGAGTGCCGCGTGGGCGTGCGGTTGTAG
- a CDS encoding 30S ribosomal protein THX, which translates to MGKGDKKSKRGKLTKGSFGKKRPRKTRNKIASAPKPAETK; encoded by the coding sequence ATGGGCAAAGGAGACAAGAAATCGAAACGCGGCAAGCTCACGAAAGGCTCGTTTGGCAAAAAGCGGCCGCGCAAAACCCGAAACAAAATTGCCTCGGCACCCAAGCCTGCCGAAACCAAGTAA
- a CDS encoding quinone-dependent dihydroorotate dehydrogenase, which translates to MLYQNLLRPLLFRLSPEQAHHFTFEALGAAGKLPFAHAVLRNQFGYEHPNLEREVFGLKFKNPIGLAAGFDKNAVLVDELAALGFGHVEVGTVTPRPQPGNPTPRLFRLPTDQALINRMGFNNGGAAAATERLRKRSASIIIGGNIGKNKDTPNEQAADDYVACVQALHDTVDYFVVNVSSPNTPGLRQLQEREPLLALLREVQRANHAQRTARPLLLKIAPDLSNEQLDDIVTIVQEAGLSGVVATNTTIGRGGLRTPASEIEHIGAGGLSGAPLRARSTEVIRYLHQRSGGTLPIIGVGGIFSPADAQEKLAAGASLVQLYTGFIYEGPAVVQRMCRELARLPLVERG; encoded by the coding sequence GTGCTTTACCAGAACCTCCTGCGCCCCCTGCTGTTCCGCCTCAGCCCCGAGCAGGCACACCATTTTACCTTCGAGGCCCTGGGTGCAGCGGGCAAGCTGCCCTTCGCGCACGCGGTGCTGCGCAACCAGTTCGGCTACGAGCACCCCAATCTGGAGCGCGAGGTATTCGGGCTGAAGTTCAAGAATCCCATCGGACTCGCTGCCGGCTTCGATAAGAATGCGGTGCTGGTTGATGAGCTGGCGGCCTTGGGTTTTGGGCACGTGGAAGTGGGCACCGTGACGCCCCGGCCGCAACCCGGCAACCCAACCCCTAGGTTGTTCCGGCTGCCAACCGATCAGGCACTCATCAACCGCATGGGCTTCAACAATGGTGGGGCAGCCGCGGCGACCGAGCGCCTGCGCAAGCGCAGCGCGAGCATCATCATCGGCGGCAACATTGGCAAGAACAAGGACACGCCTAACGAGCAAGCTGCCGACGATTACGTGGCCTGCGTGCAGGCCCTGCACGACACCGTCGACTACTTTGTGGTGAACGTGTCGTCGCCGAACACGCCGGGACTGCGGCAGCTGCAGGAGCGCGAGCCGCTGCTGGCCTTGCTGCGCGAGGTGCAACGCGCCAACCACGCCCAGCGCACCGCCCGCCCGCTGCTGCTCAAAATCGCGCCCGACCTCAGCAACGAGCAGCTCGACGACATTGTGACCATTGTGCAGGAGGCCGGCTTAAGCGGCGTAGTGGCAACCAACACCACCATCGGGCGCGGCGGCCTGCGCACCCCAGCCAGCGAAATAGAGCACATAGGCGCGGGTGGCCTGAGCGGTGCCCCGCTGCGGGCGCGCAGCACCGAAGTAATCCGGTACTTGCACCAACGCTCGGGCGGCACGCTGCCGATTATTGGCGTAGGCGGCATTTTTTCGCCGGCCGATGCGCAGGAGAAACTGGCGGCCGGTGCCTCGTTGGTGCAGCTCTACACGGGTTTTATTTACGAAGGGCCCGCCGTGGTGCAGCGCATGTGCCGCGAACTAGCCCGGCTGCCGCTCGTAGAACGGGGTTGA
- a CDS encoding YifB family Mg chelatase-like AAA ATPase — MITKTYGSAVQGVNAYTITIEVAVSQGTNFFVVGLPDNAIKESQQRIEAAMRVRGYHMPRTKVVVNMAPADIRKEGSAYDLPIALGILHASQQISTDKLGQYIIMGELALDGELRPIKGVLPIAIQARKEGFKGFVLPKQNAQEAAIVNNLDIIPVESMQQAIDFFEGREEIEPLKIDTRDVFQHSANQYAADFADVQGQENIKRAMEIAAAGGHNVIMIGPPGAGKTMLAKRLPSILPPLSMHEALETTKIHSVAGKLGANSSLLNTRPFRSPHHTISDVALVGGGGNPQPGEISLAHNGVLFLDELPEFKRTVLEVMRQPLEERRVTISRAKVSIDYPANFMLIASMNPCPCGYYNHPDKECVCGPGVVQRYLNKVSGPLLDRIDLHVEVTPVTFDQMTETRRAESSASIQERVDKARQVQAERFKDFPDIHSNAMMPSQMVKDICQINQAGRTLLKTAMERLGLSARAYDRILKVSRTIADLAGSDEIRIEHLAEAIQYRSLDREGWAG; from the coding sequence ATGATTACTAAAACCTACGGTTCGGCCGTTCAGGGTGTCAACGCTTACACCATTACCATTGAGGTTGCCGTATCGCAGGGCACCAACTTTTTTGTGGTGGGCCTGCCCGATAATGCCATTAAGGAAAGCCAGCAGCGCATTGAGGCGGCCATGCGCGTGCGGGGCTACCACATGCCGCGCACCAAAGTGGTGGTGAACATGGCCCCGGCCGACATCCGCAAGGAAGGCTCGGCCTACGATTTGCCCATTGCCCTAGGTATTCTGCACGCGTCGCAGCAAATCAGCACCGATAAGCTGGGCCAGTACATTATTATGGGCGAGCTGGCCCTCGATGGCGAGCTGCGCCCCATCAAAGGCGTGCTGCCTATTGCCATTCAGGCCCGTAAAGAGGGCTTCAAGGGTTTTGTGCTGCCGAAGCAAAACGCCCAGGAAGCTGCCATCGTCAACAACCTCGACATTATCCCCGTCGAGAGCATGCAGCAGGCCATCGACTTTTTCGAAGGCCGCGAGGAGATTGAGCCGCTGAAGATTGACACGCGCGACGTGTTTCAGCACTCGGCCAACCAGTACGCCGCCGACTTTGCCGACGTGCAAGGCCAGGAGAACATCAAGCGGGCCATGGAAATTGCGGCGGCTGGCGGGCACAACGTCATCATGATCGGCCCACCCGGCGCGGGCAAAACCATGCTGGCCAAGCGCCTGCCCAGCATTTTGCCGCCGCTGAGCATGCACGAGGCTCTCGAAACCACCAAAATTCACTCCGTAGCCGGCAAGCTGGGCGCAAATTCGTCGCTGCTGAACACGCGGCCGTTCCGCTCGCCGCACCACACCATTTCCGACGTGGCCCTGGTGGGCGGGGGCGGCAACCCGCAGCCCGGCGAAATCTCGCTGGCGCACAACGGCGTACTTTTCCTCGACGAGCTACCCGAGTTTAAGCGCACGGTGCTGGAGGTAATGCGCCAGCCCCTGGAGGAGCGCCGCGTTACGATTTCGCGCGCCAAGGTGAGTATTGATTACCCGGCCAACTTCATGCTGATTGCCAGCATGAACCCGTGCCCCTGCGGCTACTACAACCACCCCGATAAGGAGTGCGTGTGCGGCCCCGGCGTGGTGCAGCGCTACCTGAACAAAGTATCGGGCCCGTTGCTCGACCGCATCGACCTGCACGTGGAGGTAACCCCCGTTACCTTCGACCAGATGACCGAAACGCGCCGGGCCGAGAGCAGCGCCAGCATTCAGGAGCGCGTCGATAAGGCGCGGCAGGTGCAGGCCGAGCGCTTCAAGGACTTCCCCGACATCCACTCCAACGCCATGATGCCCTCGCAGATGGTGAAGGACATTTGCCAGATAAACCAGGCCGGGCGCACGCTGCTGAAAACCGCCATGGAGCGCCTGGGTCTGTCGGCCCGCGCCTACGACCGCATCCTGAAAGTATCGCGCACCATCGCCGACCTGGCCGGCTCCGACGAAATCCGCATCGAACACCTGGCCGAAGCCATCCAGTACCGCTCGCTCGACCGGGAAGGTTGGGCTGGCTGA